One window from the genome of Blastopirellula retiformator encodes:
- a CDS encoding efflux RND transporter permease subunit: MLNSIIRFSLQNRLLVIVFAVFLLVYGGWQSYQLPIDVFPNLNRPRVVVMTEAPGMAPEEVETLITFPLETVLNGATGVQAVRTQSGVGLSVVYVEFDWGTDIYNDRQIVAERLALATDLLPKTVKPQLMPISSIMGQIMIMGMYSDGGATSPMELRTMADWVVRQRLLTIPGVSQVVVMGGERKQFQVLVNPNDMRRYGVTLHQVKQALGESNQNTAGGYLDEQGPNELLVRSLGRVTTVDELARIVITHRDGQSIRLSQVARIVEGPQTKRGDSSAFERGEDGTFSGGPAVVLTVQKQPEADTRRVTEEVMEALEELQSSLPGDVRVLPELYQQKAFIDLAIDNVIEALRDGGILVVIILFLFLMNLRTTFITLTAIPLSIVITALVFALFGLSINTMTLGGLAVAIGELVDDAIVDVENIFRRLRENRHSDHPKSPLLVVFQASCEVRNSIVYGTLIVVLVFVPLFALSGMEGRLFAPLGVAYIVSLVSSLLVSLTVTPVLSYWLLGNQKLKHDEQDGILLRVLKRGAGVVMGFSLKLAGPILLIVAIVVAVAGWGMLQLESDFLPPFNEGAVQINVVLPPGTSLETSNAISDRVEQRLQQIDDIAAFVRKTGRAEVDEHAEGVNISEFVATIDPDTTRSREEVIEEISEALADVPGIVTAVEQPLAHLISHMLSGVKAQIAIKLYGDDLDDLRRYAQQMQAAIATVPGVRDLQVEQQVNIPQLRIEADGNALERYGLRRMDVNEFVETAMQGEVVSQVLDGQRTFDLLVRLDEPFREDRSAMERLVLETPDGGSVMLKHVTDIYSSDGPNTINREQVRRRIIVQCNVSGRGLVDVVEDIKQRLEPIEAELPTGYFTEYSGQFESQQSASRMIAVLFAVSLIGMFLVLYKMFQSVNLSLQVMIALPMAFIGSVAALYLTQQTLTVASMVGFISLCGIASRNGILLINHYLHLVKYEGETWSQEMIIRAGKDRLAPVLMTALTSGIGLAPLAMAAGEPGKEILYPVATVIIGGLITSTSLEFLVRPALFWTLGIGAAKAVVEANEQQVALVEEGEEPHLPTTPEF; encoded by the coding sequence ATGCTCAACTCTATCATCCGGTTTTCGCTGCAAAATCGCCTGTTGGTGATCGTCTTCGCCGTCTTCTTGCTGGTTTACGGCGGATGGCAGTCGTACCAACTGCCGATTGACGTCTTCCCCAACCTGAACCGTCCCCGCGTCGTGGTCATGACCGAGGCGCCGGGGATGGCGCCGGAAGAGGTCGAAACGTTGATCACCTTTCCGCTGGAAACGGTGTTGAACGGGGCGACCGGCGTGCAGGCGGTTCGTACGCAGTCGGGGGTCGGTCTTTCGGTCGTCTATGTCGAATTCGACTGGGGCACCGACATCTATAACGACCGCCAGATTGTCGCCGAGCGTTTGGCCCTGGCGACCGACCTGTTGCCGAAGACGGTCAAGCCGCAACTAATGCCGATTTCGTCGATCATGGGACAGATCATGATCATGGGGATGTACAGCGACGGCGGCGCGACGTCGCCGATGGAACTGCGGACGATGGCCGACTGGGTGGTGCGGCAGCGTTTGCTGACCATCCCTGGCGTGTCGCAGGTGGTCGTCATGGGAGGCGAACGAAAACAGTTCCAGGTGCTGGTCAATCCGAACGACATGCGCCGTTATGGCGTGACGCTGCACCAGGTCAAACAAGCGCTCGGCGAAAGTAACCAAAACACGGCCGGCGGATACCTGGATGAACAGGGGCCGAATGAACTGTTGGTCCGTTCTCTGGGACGCGTGACGACCGTCGACGAACTTGCCCGCATTGTGATCACTCACCGCGACGGGCAGTCGATCCGCTTGTCGCAAGTGGCGCGAATCGTGGAAGGCCCACAGACGAAGCGGGGCGATAGCTCGGCATTTGAACGGGGCGAAGACGGTACCTTCAGCGGCGGTCCCGCCGTGGTGCTGACAGTGCAGAAACAGCCAGAGGCCGATACCCGCCGCGTCACCGAAGAGGTGATGGAGGCGCTCGAAGAACTGCAATCGTCGCTGCCGGGCGATGTGCGCGTGCTGCCCGAGCTTTACCAACAGAAGGCGTTCATCGACCTGGCGATCGACAACGTGATCGAGGCGCTGCGGGATGGCGGCATTTTGGTGGTGATCATCCTGTTCCTGTTCTTGATGAACCTGCGAACGACCTTCATCACGCTGACGGCGATTCCGCTGTCGATTGTGATTACGGCGCTCGTCTTCGCCCTCTTCGGCCTCTCGATCAACACGATGACGCTGGGCGGTTTGGCGGTGGCGATTGGCGAGTTGGTCGATGATGCGATCGTCGACGTGGAGAATATCTTCCGCCGCCTGCGCGAAAACCGGCATAGCGATCATCCAAAGTCGCCGCTGCTGGTCGTGTTTCAAGCGAGCTGCGAAGTGCGCAACTCGATTGTTTACGGCACCTTGATTGTGGTGCTGGTGTTTGTGCCGCTGTTTGCGCTCTCGGGGATGGAAGGTCGGCTGTTTGCTCCGCTGGGCGTGGCCTACATCGTGTCGCTCGTTTCCTCGCTGTTGGTTTCGCTGACGGTGACGCCAGTGCTTAGCTATTGGCTGCTGGGTAATCAAAAGCTGAAGCATGATGAGCAGGATGGCATTTTGCTTCGGGTCTTGAAACGGGGCGCCGGCGTGGTGATGGGCTTTAGTTTGAAGCTGGCCGGGCCGATTCTCTTGATCGTAGCGATCGTGGTGGCGGTCGCCGGTTGGGGAATGTTGCAATTGGAGAGCGACTTCCTGCCGCCGTTTAACGAAGGCGCCGTGCAGATCAACGTCGTCTTGCCGCCGGGCACGTCGCTAGAGACGTCCAACGCGATCTCCGATCGGGTGGAACAACGCTTGCAGCAGATCGACGATATCGCCGCATTCGTTCGCAAAACGGGGCGGGCCGAGGTGGACGAACATGCCGAAGGGGTCAACATCAGCGAGTTCGTCGCGACGATCGACCCCGATACGACTCGGTCGCGCGAGGAAGTGATCGAAGAAATCAGCGAAGCGCTCGCCGACGTGCCGGGGATTGTGACTGCGGTCGAACAGCCGTTGGCTCACTTGATCTCGCACATGCTCTCAGGCGTGAAAGCCCAGATCGCGATCAAGTTGTATGGGGACGACCTGGACGACCTGCGGCGTTACGCCCAGCAGATGCAAGCGGCGATCGCCACCGTGCCGGGGGTGCGCGACTTGCAGGTCGAACAGCAGGTCAACATTCCCCAGTTGCGTATCGAAGCGGATGGAAACGCCCTGGAGCGATACGGTCTTCGCCGGATGGACGTCAACGAGTTTGTCGAGACCGCCATGCAAGGTGAGGTCGTGTCGCAAGTGCTCGACGGTCAGCGAACGTTCGACCTGCTAGTGCGGCTAGACGAGCCGTTCCGCGAAGATCGCAGCGCGATGGAACGCCTGGTATTGGAAACGCCGGACGGCGGCTCTGTGATGCTGAAACACGTCACCGACATCTATTCGTCGGATGGACCGAACACGATCAATCGCGAACAAGTTCGCCGCCGTATCATTGTGCAGTGCAACGTCAGCGGCCGCGGGCTGGTTGACGTGGTGGAGGATATCAAACAGCGGCTCGAGCCGATCGAGGCCGAACTGCCGACCGGCTACTTCACCGAGTACAGCGGTCAGTTCGAGAGTCAGCAGTCGGCCTCGCGGATGATCGCGGTGCTGTTTGCGGTTTCGTTGATCGGCATGTTCCTGGTGCTGTACAAGATGTTCCAATCGGTCAATCTTTCGCTGCAAGTGATGATCGCGCTGCCGATGGCGTTCATCGGCTCGGTCGCGGCGCTTTACCTGACGCAGCAAACGTTGACGGTGGCCAGCATGGTCGGGTTCATTTCGCTGTGCGGCATCGCATCTCGAAACGGCATTCTGCTGATCAACCATTACTTGCACCTGGTGAAGTACGAAGGAGAAACCTGGTCGCAGGAAATGATCATCCGGGCCGGCAAAGATCGCCTGGCGCCGGTGCTGATGACGGCGCTGACGTCGGGGATTGGTCTGGCGCCGCTGGCAATGGCGGCCGGCGAACCGGGCAAAGAGATCTTGTATCCGGTCGCGACGGTCATCATCGGCGGCTTGATTACGAGTACATCGCTGGAATTTCTGGTGCGGCCGGCATTGTTCTGGACGTTGGGAATTGGCGCCGCCAAAGCGGTGGTCGAAGCGAACGAGCAGCAAGTGGCGCTAGTCGAAGAAGGGGAAGAGCCCCATCTGCCGACGACGCCCGAGTTTTAA
- a CDS encoding efflux RND transporter periplasmic adaptor subunit, which yields MNAPQKTSSSGFGTTFVVAVVVAAIAAGSVYVVMRPGQTTTAATDEHVDHGLEEEHGHDHAGHSDQSSIELSEKGLKNIGFRPLTVELGTYTQRVNLPAMVVERPGRTQIHISSPLTGVVSKILPMQGAAVAPGSPLFEIRLTFEELVTAQSDLIKTQENLDVVKAEIARLQSLTAGVVPGKRILEQEYEQQKLEASLKAARQALLLHGLSQAQIDAITQERQLFQTLTVNAPELSDEGETCGMDHFFHVQEISVNVGQQVEAGERLGVLADHCELYIEGKAFEDDAERLREAASQGWPVTVQLMAGKGERATIDGLQLLYLSDVVDSQSRAFRFYMGLPNSVVSDKVASNGQRYVEWRFKPGQRMEVRVPVDQWQDRLVLPVAAIVDEGAESYVYQQNGDHFDRVPVHVEFRDQESVVVANDGAIFPGDVIAARGAYQIHLAIKNKSGGAVDPHAGHNH from the coding sequence ATGAACGCTCCTCAAAAGACAAGTTCCAGCGGTTTCGGGACGACCTTTGTCGTCGCTGTGGTGGTCGCGGCGATCGCGGCTGGATCGGTTTATGTCGTCATGCGTCCGGGGCAGACGACCACTGCAGCGACGGACGAGCACGTCGATCATGGCCTCGAAGAAGAGCATGGCCATGATCACGCCGGGCATTCGGACCAATCTTCGATCGAACTGAGCGAGAAGGGGCTGAAGAATATCGGCTTTCGCCCGCTCACCGTCGAGTTGGGAACCTATACCCAGCGGGTCAATCTGCCGGCGATGGTGGTCGAACGGCCTGGGCGGACGCAGATTCACATCTCGTCGCCGCTGACTGGGGTCGTTTCCAAGATCCTGCCGATGCAAGGCGCGGCGGTCGCCCCGGGCAGCCCGCTGTTTGAGATTCGGCTGACCTTTGAAGAGTTGGTCACCGCGCAAAGCGACCTGATCAAGACGCAGGAAAACCTGGACGTGGTGAAGGCCGAGATCGCGCGGCTGCAATCGCTAACCGCAGGGGTCGTGCCGGGCAAGCGGATTTTGGAACAAGAGTACGAGCAACAAAAGCTGGAAGCGTCACTCAAAGCGGCTCGTCAGGCGCTGCTGTTGCACGGGCTGAGCCAGGCGCAGATCGATGCGATCACGCAAGAACGCCAACTGTTTCAAACCTTGACGGTCAACGCTCCCGAGTTGTCGGACGAGGGAGAAACGTGCGGGATGGATCATTTTTTCCACGTGCAAGAGATCTCGGTCAACGTCGGGCAACAGGTCGAAGCGGGAGAGCGACTTGGCGTGCTGGCCGACCACTGCGAGCTGTACATCGAAGGCAAAGCGTTTGAGGATGACGCCGAGCGATTGCGGGAGGCGGCTTCTCAAGGTTGGCCAGTGACCGTTCAACTGATGGCCGGCAAAGGGGAACGCGCAACGATCGACGGACTGCAACTGTTGTACTTGTCGGACGTGGTTGATTCGCAATCGCGCGCGTTTCGCTTCTACATGGGCCTGCCCAATAGCGTCGTCAGCGACAAAGTCGCGTCGAACGGGCAACGTTACGTGGAATGGCGATTTAAGCCGGGACAGCGAATGGAAGTGCGAGTGCCGGTCGATCAGTGGCAGGACCGGCTGGTGCTGCCGGTCGCAGCGATCGTTGACGAAGGCGCCGAGAGCTACGTCTATCAGCAAAACGGCGATCACTTTGACCGGGTGCCGGTGCATGTTGAGTTCCGCGACCAAGAATCGGTCGTCGTCGCCAATGATGGGGCGATCTTCCCGGGAGACGTGATTGCCGCCCGCGGCGCCTACCAGATTCATCTGGCGATCAAGAACAAGTCGGGCGGGGCGGTCGATCCGCATGCTGGACACAATCACTAG
- a CDS encoding purple acid phosphatase family protein: MRTLLGCALMLATTVGVALAHEGEDGHAHAPIAVKPAEMYAPTAMPDRVVLTWTGDPRTTQAVTWRTSVDVAEGLAEIAEAEAGPGFAAKATQHKAVSEALKTDINTAHFHTVEFDDLKPGTRYAYRVGDGVNWSEWFQFSTATQQPEPFSFIYFGDAQNNLRSMWSRVIREAHRDAPKAAFLLHAGDLVNRGAQDAEWGEWFGAGGWLNAMTPSVAVPGNHEQAKDEDGERYLTKHWRPSFAFPEHGPRGLEESCYTLVYHNLRIIALNSNEMQEEQTAWLEKVLAENTSPWVVCTFHHPIFATAQTRDNAELRKLWKPLFDRYKVDLVLQGHDHSYGRTGLEVPGVEMPKDEFSTFGLAVEEAEREQKGDVEVGTVNVPVGVQNVDKENGTVYVVSVSGPKMYDNARWPFMVRNGEDTQLYQVIHIDGDKLRFEARTAIGQLYDAFELQKQGKDKKNKLVEVPVEMPEILRGVTE; the protein is encoded by the coding sequence ATGCGGACTCTTCTAGGATGTGCACTGATGTTGGCGACTACGGTGGGTGTGGCGCTGGCGCATGAAGGGGAAGATGGACATGCTCACGCGCCGATCGCGGTCAAGCCGGCCGAGATGTACGCGCCGACCGCGATGCCCGATCGAGTTGTGTTGACCTGGACCGGCGATCCCCGCACCACGCAAGCGGTCACCTGGCGGACTTCGGTCGACGTCGCCGAGGGGTTGGCCGAGATTGCCGAAGCGGAAGCGGGGCCTGGCTTCGCCGCCAAAGCGACCCAGCACAAAGCGGTCTCCGAAGCGCTGAAGACCGATATCAACACGGCCCACTTTCACACGGTTGAGTTTGACGACTTAAAGCCGGGAACGCGATACGCCTATCGGGTTGGCGATGGCGTGAACTGGAGCGAATGGTTCCAGTTTTCGACCGCGACCCAGCAGCCCGAGCCGTTTTCGTTCATCTACTTTGGGGACGCCCAGAACAACCTCCGGTCGATGTGGTCGCGGGTGATTCGCGAAGCGCATCGCGACGCGCCGAAGGCGGCGTTCTTGCTGCATGCGGGCGACCTGGTAAATCGGGGCGCCCAGGATGCGGAGTGGGGCGAGTGGTTTGGCGCCGGCGGCTGGCTCAATGCCATGACGCCCAGCGTCGCCGTCCCGGGCAATCACGAGCAAGCCAAAGACGAAGATGGCGAGCGCTACTTGACCAAGCATTGGCGGCCCAGCTTCGCCTTCCCCGAACACGGACCGCGCGGGCTGGAAGAAAGCTGCTACACCTTGGTCTACCACAATCTGCGGATCATCGCCCTGAACAGCAATGAAATGCAAGAGGAGCAGACCGCTTGGCTTGAGAAAGTATTGGCCGAGAACACTTCGCCGTGGGTGGTGTGCACCTTCCATCATCCGATTTTCGCGACCGCGCAAACACGGGACAACGCCGAACTGCGGAAGCTGTGGAAGCCCCTATTTGACCGCTACAAGGTTGATCTCGTCTTGCAGGGGCATGATCATTCGTATGGACGCACCGGTCTTGAAGTTCCCGGCGTCGAAATGCCGAAAGACGAGTTCTCGACGTTTGGCCTCGCCGTCGAAGAGGCGGAGCGGGAGCAGAAAGGGGACGTTGAGGTCGGCACGGTCAACGTACCGGTCGGCGTGCAGAACGTCGACAAAGAAAATGGGACCGTCTATGTGGTGTCGGTCAGCGGGCCGAAGATGTACGACAACGCCCGGTGGCCGTTTATGGTTCGTAATGGCGAAGACACCCAGCTTTACCAAGTAATCCACATCGACGGCGACAAGCTGCGGTTTGAGGCTCGCACGGCGATCGGCCAACTGTACGACGCCTTTGAACTGCAGAAGCAGGGGAAAGACAAGAAAAACAAGCTTGTCGAGGTTCCGGTCGAGATGCCCGAAATTTTGCGCGGCGTGACCGAGTAG
- a CDS encoding c-type cytochrome domain-containing protein: protein MRLDTYAGMVGGGVLGPAVAPGKLDESLLLTAISYEHQLLQMPPDEKLAYNTGEDVQRYLTALQKLIPKTHSPAARLAGSRT from the coding sequence TTGCGGTTGGATACCTACGCCGGCATGGTCGGCGGCGGCGTTTTGGGTCCGGCGGTCGCGCCGGGCAAATTGGACGAAAGCTTGCTGCTGACCGCGATCAGCTACGAACATCAATTGCTGCAGATGCCGCCCGACGAGAAACTGGCGTACAACACCGGAGAAGACGTGCAGCGCTACCTGACGGCGCTGCAGAAGTTGATCCCCAAAACGCACTCGCCGGCCGCCCGGTTGGCTGGCAGTCGAACTTGA
- a CDS encoding LysR family transcriptional regulator substrate-binding protein: MAIDALGDQPRANLGFKELQLVDACLAAPRTLSIAAPPRSYTDDLLGVINEFRATYPDVRLVMREVFESLGNEMLEAGEVDLVIGDNKCCRNPEELLVEKMYEIEPMVIMPVGHPLADRRRITEDPTLRAFIDLAKERLGRYGSVGICASTCLHHSASIVFRARNSKESRGDTIRREMRSGVLIYFAAVGATLFFK; this comes from the coding sequence ATGGCAATCGACGCACTTGGCGACCAGCCGCGGGCGAATCTTGGCTTCAAAGAACTTCAGCTCGTCGACGCTTGCCTGGCGGCGCCGCGGACCTTGTCGATCGCCGCTCCCCCGCGCAGTTATACCGACGACCTGCTCGGCGTGATCAATGAGTTTAGGGCGACTTATCCCGATGTGCGGCTAGTGATGCGGGAAGTGTTTGAGTCGCTGGGCAACGAGATGCTGGAAGCAGGCGAGGTCGATCTGGTGATCGGCGACAATAAATGCTGTCGTAATCCCGAGGAACTGCTGGTCGAAAAGATGTACGAGATCGAGCCGATGGTGATCATGCCGGTCGGCCATCCGCTGGCCGATCGCCGCCGCATTACCGAGGATCCGACCCTGCGGGCGTTTATCGATTTGGCGAAAGAGCGACTGGGGCGCTACGGCTCGGTTGGCATCTGCGCATCAACCTGCTTGCACCACTCGGCCAGCATCGTATTCCGTGCCCGCAATTCGAAGGAAAGCCGGGGCGACACGATAAGGCGTGAAATGCGGAGCGGCGTCTTGATCTATTTCGCTGCAGTCGGCGCCACATTGTTTTTCAAGTAG
- a CDS encoding FG-GAP repeat domain-containing protein has product MKITPPRVFLVLLALLISFPAQAQESLPPVTYGDADLSVDLGVGLWAWPMPMDWDGDGDLDLIVGCPDVPFNGSYLFENPGGDSKMPVFLPPVKIGPGMHSLQVSYVDGQPKVLLPGIEFRHFLKQGYAEKTEIHPTKNIYKNKVRANQWRYVDYNDDGALDLVIGVGDWSDYGWDDAFNEQGEWTRGPLHGYVYWMRNQGTTAKPNYAEPVQLEAAGSPVDVFGMPTPNLADFDGDGDLDLLCGEFLDGFTYFENVGTRKEPHFAAGRKLAADGQPLKMDLQMITPTAIDWDADGDVDLIVGDEDGRVAFVEHTGKIVDGTPQFLPPKYFQQQADRLKFGALVTPYSVDWDGDGDEDLIAGNSAGYIAFFENTDGGNPPKWAPPRLLEVDGQPIRVQAGENGSIQGPAEAKWGYTTLSVADWDHDGQLDLIVNSIWGKVEWYKNLSGSPAKLAAAQPIEVEWEGAAPKPAWNWWNPEGANLVTQWRTTPYVIDLNQDGLNDLVCLDHEGYLAFFERKKTGDKLTLSPGQRIITNPKGEPLRLNARNAGGSGRRKLTFADWDGDGRLDLLVNSANVDFFRNVSTDEHPWAFENRGQVHKHRLAGHTTSPTTVDWDQDGRADLLIGAEDGHFYYLKNNVAPTAAK; this is encoded by the coding sequence ATGAAGATCACGCCCCCCCGCGTTTTTCTCGTACTGCTGGCCCTGCTGATTTCCTTTCCTGCCCAGGCGCAAGAGTCGCTGCCGCCGGTCACCTATGGCGACGCCGATTTGAGCGTCGACTTGGGGGTGGGCCTCTGGGCCTGGCCGATGCCGATGGATTGGGACGGCGATGGCGATCTCGACCTGATCGTCGGTTGCCCCGACGTGCCGTTCAATGGCAGTTATCTGTTTGAGAACCCCGGCGGCGACAGCAAGATGCCGGTCTTTTTGCCGCCGGTGAAGATTGGGCCGGGGATGCACTCGCTGCAGGTCTCTTATGTCGATGGCCAGCCGAAGGTCTTACTGCCGGGCATCGAGTTTCGCCATTTCCTGAAACAGGGATACGCCGAGAAAACCGAGATCCACCCGACTAAGAACATCTACAAGAACAAGGTTCGCGCCAATCAATGGCGGTATGTCGACTACAACGATGACGGTGCGCTCGACCTGGTGATCGGCGTCGGCGACTGGAGCGACTACGGCTGGGATGACGCGTTCAACGAGCAAGGAGAATGGACCCGCGGGCCGCTACATGGGTATGTCTATTGGATGCGGAATCAAGGGACGACCGCGAAGCCGAACTACGCCGAACCAGTGCAGTTGGAAGCGGCCGGTTCGCCGGTCGACGTCTTTGGCATGCCGACGCCGAACCTGGCCGACTTTGACGGGGACGGCGATCTCGATCTGTTGTGCGGCGAGTTTCTTGACGGCTTCACTTACTTTGAAAATGTCGGAACGCGGAAAGAGCCCCACTTTGCCGCCGGCCGCAAGCTGGCCGCCGATGGACAGCCGCTGAAGATGGACCTGCAGATGATCACGCCGACGGCGATCGACTGGGACGCCGATGGGGACGTCGATCTGATTGTGGGCGACGAAGATGGCCGCGTCGCGTTTGTCGAGCATACCGGCAAGATCGTCGACGGCACGCCGCAGTTCCTGCCGCCCAAGTACTTCCAGCAACAGGCCGATCGCCTGAAGTTTGGCGCTTTGGTGACGCCCTATAGCGTCGACTGGGATGGAGACGGCGACGAGGATCTGATCGCCGGCAACTCGGCTGGCTACATCGCCTTTTTTGAAAATACCGACGGCGGCAATCCGCCGAAGTGGGCCCCGCCGCGATTGCTGGAAGTGGATGGTCAGCCGATCCGCGTTCAGGCGGGCGAGAATGGTTCGATCCAAGGCCCGGCCGAAGCGAAGTGGGGCTACACCACGCTGAGCGTCGCCGACTGGGATCATGACGGCCAGTTGGACCTGATCGTCAATTCGATCTGGGGCAAAGTCGAGTGGTACAAAAACCTCAGCGGTTCGCCAGCGAAACTAGCCGCCGCGCAGCCGATTGAAGTCGAGTGGGAAGGCGCCGCCCCCAAACCGGCGTGGAACTGGTGGAACCCCGAAGGCGCCAACTTGGTTACGCAGTGGCGCACCACCCCCTACGTGATCGACCTGAACCAAGATGGCTTGAACGACCTGGTTTGCTTGGATCACGAGGGCTATCTCGCCTTCTTTGAGCGGAAGAAGACTGGCGACAAGCTGACCCTATCGCCCGGCCAACGAATCATTACCAATCCGAAGGGCGAGCCGCTGCGCCTGAACGCGCGGAATGCCGGCGGCAGCGGTCGACGCAAGCTGACCTTCGCCGATTGGGATGGAGACGGTCGTTTGGACCTGCTGGTCAACAGCGCCAACGTCGACTTCTTCCGCAACGTTTCGACCGACGAACATCCCTGGGCGTTTGAAAATCGCGGCCAGGTTCATAAGCATCGCCTGGCGGGACATACGACCAGTCCTACTACGGTCGATTGGGACCAGGACGGTCGAGCCGATCTGCTGATCGGCGCCGAAGATGGTCATTTCTACTACTTGAAAAACAATGTGGCGCCGACTGCAGCGAAATAG
- a CDS encoding GntR family transcriptional regulator: MEKIPRRRQAYLYIQQRILSGDLSAGSQVSELALAKELGMSRMPVREAIRQLEVEGLVRQVPRFGTIVHSLDRAEMAELYEVREALESHTAESVAGRLTDEDLQMLSLLCKRLLQVGRQLQESTQKTFDPKLLQSFLAADMGFHMVILRAGGNRRMMKIVADLRVLSRIFATQREPHDLKIVVNVYRFHRRILRQLKNGNTQKARYWMQEHIRASRRLALESFDRRQALGEAKAAMPLALPQDLLEELNQLEAGEANKR, translated from the coding sequence ATGGAAAAGATTCCCCGGCGACGTCAGGCCTATCTCTACATCCAACAGCGGATTCTTTCGGGCGACTTATCGGCCGGCAGTCAGGTCTCGGAACTGGCGCTCGCCAAAGAATTGGGCATGAGCCGGATGCCGGTTCGCGAGGCGATTCGCCAGCTCGAAGTCGAAGGTTTGGTGCGGCAGGTTCCGCGGTTCGGCACGATCGTCCACTCGCTCGATCGGGCCGAAATGGCCGAGCTGTACGAAGTTCGCGAAGCGCTCGAGAGTCACACCGCCGAGTCGGTCGCTGGCCGGCTAACGGACGAAGATTTGCAGATGCTCAGCCTCCTCTGCAAGCGGCTGCTTCAGGTGGGCCGTCAACTGCAGGAAAGTACTCAGAAGACGTTTGACCCCAAGTTGCTGCAGAGCTTTCTGGCGGCCGACATGGGGTTTCACATGGTGATTTTGCGGGCCGGCGGCAATCGGCGGATGATGAAGATCGTCGCCGATTTGCGGGTGTTGTCGCGGATTTTCGCCACCCAGCGTGAGCCGCACGACTTGAAGATCGTGGTGAACGTCTATCGATTTCATCGCCGGATCTTGCGGCAGCTGAAAAACGGCAATACCCAGAAGGCCCGCTACTGGATGCAGGAACATATCCGCGCCAGTCGACGGTTGGCGCTGGAGTCGTTTGATCGGCGTCAGGCGCTGGGCGAAGCGAAAGCGGCGATGCCTTTAGCGCTGCCGCAAGACTTGCTGGAAGAGCTGAATCAGCTGGAAGCCGGCGAGGCGAACAAACGCTAA